One segment of Mycolicibacterium sp. YH-1 DNA contains the following:
- a CDS encoding LytTR family DNA-binding domain-containing protein, whose amino-acid sequence MNDSSRPTLTVLAVDDEAPALDELVYLLGEHPCIGEVIAAGDATSALRELNQRPIDAVFLDINMPGLSGLELAGVLTNFSYRPAVVFVTAHDDKAVEAFDVGAVDYLLKPIRQSRLDEAVRRALAVATEARRDEEVPGDEEADILPAELGGITQLVPRDTIGWVEAEGDYARLHSASGAHLVRIPLSTLESRWRDKGFQRIHRSYLVALKQVTGLRTTDGSMLVRLRANGDSPAVELPVSRRQAKELRDRLVRDPMRNLRPSDGGTHD is encoded by the coding sequence GTGAACGACTCGTCAAGACCCACACTGACGGTGCTCGCCGTCGACGACGAGGCACCCGCGCTCGACGAGCTGGTCTACCTCCTCGGCGAACACCCCTGCATCGGCGAGGTGATCGCGGCGGGCGACGCCACCTCGGCACTGCGTGAACTGAACCAGCGACCGATCGACGCGGTGTTCCTCGACATCAACATGCCCGGCCTGAGCGGTCTCGAGCTGGCCGGGGTGCTGACCAACTTCTCCTACCGTCCCGCCGTCGTTTTCGTCACCGCGCATGACGACAAGGCTGTCGAGGCCTTCGACGTCGGGGCTGTCGACTACCTGCTCAAGCCCATCCGACAGAGCCGCCTCGACGAGGCCGTGCGGCGGGCACTCGCGGTGGCCACCGAGGCGCGGCGCGACGAGGAGGTGCCCGGAGACGAGGAGGCCGACATCCTGCCCGCCGAGCTCGGGGGCATCACACAGCTCGTACCGCGGGACACCATCGGCTGGGTGGAGGCCGAGGGAGACTACGCACGATTGCACTCCGCCTCCGGCGCCCACCTGGTGCGCATACCGCTCAGCACGCTCGAATCTCGCTGGCGCGACAAGGGATTCCAACGTATCCACCGCTCGTACCTGGTCGCACTGAAGCAGGTCACCGGCCTGCGCACGACGGACGGCTCGATGCTGGTGCGGCTGCGCGCCAACGGCGACTCGCCCGCTGTGGAGCTGCCCGTCAGCCGACGGCAGGCCAAGGAACTGCGCGATCGGCTCGTCCGGGACCCGATGAGAAACCTGCGGCCAAGTGACGGGGGTACCCATGACTAG